The following proteins are co-located in the Nitrospira sp. genome:
- a CDS encoding NAD(P)/FAD-dependent oxidoreductase produces MSNLEHFQQCDVAIVGAGAAGLAAAIFAGEAAPRSDPRRIVLLDGAKTLGAKILVSGGGRCNVTHDEVSPNDFFGNRRIIKNVLAACSVEETIQWFASMGVELKREETGKLFPVTDKARTVLHALVEQCRALGVSMCPNHRVERIERRSGADEGFAIHHGQGTLFAKKVILATGGRSIPKSGSDGFGYELARQLGHHVTPTVPALVPLVLDDRMFQKNLSGLSQEVELTTMVNGKLVDARTGSLLWTHFGISGPVVMDASRFWCLAREQKDPVAVYGNFFPGHTQEDVREWFIEQTREHPRRSLVKTLAQRLPQRFAESLIQYAGCDGQIASAQLPRKDRDHLLPLLTKFPFPIVQDRGWNYAEVTAGGVPLEEVNFRTMESKLVPGLYFVGEILDCDGRIGGFNFQWAWTTGRLAGQAAMSERS; encoded by the coding sequence GTGTCTAATCTCGAACATTTTCAACAGTGCGATGTCGCGATCGTCGGGGCCGGTGCCGCCGGTTTGGCTGCGGCCATTTTCGCCGGGGAGGCTGCGCCACGTTCTGATCCACGCCGCATCGTACTGCTGGATGGCGCGAAGACCCTCGGGGCCAAGATCTTGGTCTCCGGAGGCGGCCGCTGTAACGTCACGCACGATGAAGTGTCGCCAAACGACTTCTTTGGGAATCGGCGCATCATCAAGAACGTTCTCGCCGCGTGTTCTGTCGAGGAGACGATCCAGTGGTTTGCCTCCATGGGCGTCGAACTCAAGCGTGAAGAGACCGGCAAGCTCTTTCCCGTGACCGATAAAGCCAGAACCGTTCTCCATGCGCTGGTCGAGCAGTGCCGCGCGCTCGGTGTGAGCATGTGTCCGAACCATCGAGTCGAGCGCATTGAGCGCAGGTCGGGAGCGGACGAGGGGTTTGCGATTCATCATGGGCAGGGAACCCTCTTTGCGAAGAAGGTGATTCTGGCCACCGGAGGCCGGTCTATCCCGAAGTCGGGGAGCGATGGATTTGGCTACGAACTCGCCCGACAGCTAGGACATCATGTCACGCCGACCGTTCCTGCGCTGGTTCCACTTGTGCTGGATGACCGCATGTTTCAGAAAAACCTTTCCGGCCTCTCCCAGGAGGTCGAGCTAACAACAATGGTGAACGGGAAACTCGTTGATGCACGAACGGGGAGCTTGCTCTGGACGCACTTCGGCATCAGCGGGCCGGTCGTGATGGATGCCAGCCGCTTCTGGTGTCTGGCTCGCGAGCAGAAAGATCCAGTGGCGGTCTACGGCAACTTTTTCCCGGGTCACACACAAGAGGATGTGCGGGAATGGTTCATCGAGCAGACGCGGGAGCACCCCCGACGCTCACTGGTCAAGACGCTGGCCCAACGGCTTCCCCAACGATTTGCCGAATCCCTCATCCAGTACGCGGGCTGCGACGGCCAGATCGCTAGCGCTCAATTGCCACGGAAAGATCGAGACCATCTTCTCCCTCTGCTGACGAAGTTTCCCTTTCCCATCGTGCAGGATCGCGGATGGAACTATGCCGAAGTCACGGCCGGCGGAGTGCCGCTCGAAGAGGTCAACTTTCGGACGATGGAATCCAAGCTGGTGCCGGGACTCTATTTTGTCGGAGAGATTCTCGACTGCGACGGCCGCATCGGGGGCTTCAACTTTCAATGGGCCTGGACGACGGGCCGGCTGGCGGGACAGGCTGCCATGAGCGAGCGGTCATGA
- a CDS encoding mechanosensitive ion channel, with the protein MQSGWMSVDSSVILDGLKSLILLVSIVLTRTLVVRWLSRNPALSMEAKRRWVVTTRNSMVFVFLLGLVVIWAHELQAFAVSLVALAAALVLATKELILCWSGAALRVGSKLYAVGDRIQIAGCRGVVLDHDVFATKLLEIGPGQATHLYTGRVTSFPNSLLLTNALVKENPEQEYGLYTLIVPLKAEDDWRKAERTLLAVAKMECGPFMEEAARQMKLLEQTNLLEAPSPEPRITIQLDEPGRIHLVLRFPAPDRGRSRVEQAILRRYLLDMATP; encoded by the coding sequence ATGCAAAGCGGCTGGATGAGTGTCGATAGCTCTGTGATTTTGGACGGGCTCAAGTCCCTCATCCTTCTGGTCTCGATCGTGCTGACGCGGACGCTGGTGGTGCGATGGCTGTCGCGCAATCCGGCCTTGTCGATGGAGGCGAAGCGCCGCTGGGTGGTGACGACCAGAAACTCGATGGTCTTCGTGTTTCTGCTCGGACTGGTGGTCATTTGGGCGCATGAACTGCAGGCCTTTGCCGTGTCATTGGTGGCGCTCGCGGCCGCCTTGGTCCTGGCGACGAAGGAGTTGATTCTTTGCTGGAGCGGCGCGGCCCTGCGTGTCGGGAGCAAGCTCTATGCGGTTGGCGACCGGATTCAGATTGCCGGGTGCCGGGGTGTGGTGCTGGACCATGATGTCTTTGCGACCAAACTGTTGGAGATCGGCCCCGGCCAGGCGACCCATTTGTATACGGGACGCGTGACCAGCTTTCCCAACAGCCTGCTGCTCACGAACGCGCTGGTCAAAGAAAATCCGGAACAAGAGTATGGTTTATATACCCTGATCGTGCCGCTCAAGGCGGAGGACGATTGGCGGAAAGCGGAACGGACGTTGCTGGCGGTGGCTAAGATGGAATGCGGACCGTTTATGGAGGAGGCGGCCCGGCAGATGAAATTGCTCGAACAAACGAATCTGCTGGAAGCGCCCTCGCCGGAGCCGCGCATTACGATTCAGCTGGATGAGCCTGGCCGCATCCATCTGGTGCTTCGGTTTCCCGCGCCCGATCGGGGCCGGTCCCGCGTGGAGCAGGCGATTCTCCGGCGGTATCTCCTGGACATGGCCACGCCGTAG
- a CDS encoding cytochrome c peroxidase: protein MRAHTQSLTILAGGLLFMGASLLLSLDSTQADAAPGSASDSPYLLPQIQGLEDPNGFVPAENPLTARKVELGRLLFFDKRLSKNDTIACASCHLPSKGFTDGKPVSTGINGLKGGRSAPPSLNRVFSKGQFWDGRADTLEAQSIGPFVSPVEHGFINHDDMVAKMKKIAGYRTLFQEVFGHDIVIEDVGNAIATFQRTVLSGNSAVDKFDLGGDEKALSESARRGLELFRGKARCTRCHSGFNFTDEKFHNLGIGWDTNTVDLGRYMVTKNPEDIGAFKTPTLREIARTAPYMHDGRFNTLEEVVRFYNQGGIKNPHQDNTIIPLELTEQEQQDVVAMLKSLNGEGWQHVTAPKSFPK from the coding sequence ATGCGCGCACATACGCAATCCCTCACGATACTCGCAGGGGGACTCCTGTTCATGGGCGCAAGCCTCCTGCTCTCGCTTGATTCGACGCAAGCCGACGCCGCACCGGGTTCCGCCTCAGATTCGCCCTACCTCCTGCCGCAAATCCAAGGCTTGGAGGATCCAAACGGATTTGTCCCGGCCGAGAACCCGCTCACCGCTCGAAAAGTCGAACTCGGCCGGCTGCTATTTTTCGACAAGCGCCTGTCGAAAAACGACACCATCGCCTGCGCGAGCTGCCACTTGCCGAGCAAAGGATTCACAGACGGCAAACCCGTCTCGACCGGCATCAACGGACTAAAAGGCGGCCGGAGCGCGCCGCCGTCGCTGAACCGCGTCTTCAGCAAGGGCCAGTTTTGGGACGGGCGGGCAGACACTCTGGAAGCCCAATCCATCGGGCCATTTGTGAGCCCGGTGGAGCACGGATTCATCAATCACGATGACATGGTGGCCAAGATGAAGAAGATCGCCGGCTACCGGACATTGTTCCAGGAGGTGTTCGGGCACGACATCGTCATCGAAGACGTCGGCAACGCCATTGCGACCTTCCAACGGACGGTCTTGTCAGGCAACAGTGCCGTGGACAAATTCGACCTCGGCGGAGACGAGAAGGCCTTGTCCGAATCGGCACGCCGCGGTCTTGAATTATTCCGAGGAAAAGCCCGCTGCACACGCTGCCATTCAGGATTCAATTTTACCGATGAGAAGTTTCACAATCTCGGCATCGGGTGGGATACCAACACGGTCGATCTCGGCCGCTACATGGTGACAAAGAATCCGGAGGACATCGGAGCCTTTAAAACACCGACCTTGCGGGAGATCGCCCGCACCGCGCCCTATATGCACGACGGGCGATTCAACACGCTCGAAGAAGTGGTGCGGTTCTACAACCAGGGCGGGATCAAGAATCCCCATCAGGACAACACGATCATCCCGCTCGAACTCACCGAGCAAGAGCAACAAGACGTCGTCGCCATGCTCAAGTCACTCAACGGAGAAGGCTGGCAGCACGTAACCGCGCCCAAATCCTTTCCGAAGTAA
- the xth gene encoding exodeoxyribonuclease III, giving the protein MPMKIATFNVNSLRKRLPIVLDWLDQQKPDVLCLQETKVQDSEFPLLALAPSGYEITFRGMKSYNGVAILSRKKPEAVFHGFDDGGEVEDARLLRVVIDGIPIINTYVPQGYEIDSPKYQYKLGWYDRLRTYFAQHLSPSQPAIWCGDMNVAPRPIDVHSPEKHLKHVCYHEDARKAYEKTLAWGFEDVFVKLYPDRRQYTFWDYRAPSSLEANKGWRIDHILATAPLAEKCVRVDVDVEPRRAKDPSDHTFLWAEFSI; this is encoded by the coding sequence ATGCCTATGAAAATTGCAACCTTCAACGTCAATTCCCTGCGCAAGCGCCTCCCGATCGTGCTGGACTGGCTCGACCAGCAGAAGCCCGACGTGCTCTGCCTTCAGGAAACGAAAGTGCAGGACAGCGAGTTTCCACTCCTGGCGCTGGCCCCGTCAGGTTATGAGATCACGTTTCGCGGCATGAAATCATACAACGGTGTGGCAATCCTGAGCCGGAAGAAGCCGGAGGCCGTGTTCCACGGATTCGACGACGGAGGAGAGGTGGAGGATGCGCGGCTGCTGCGCGTGGTGATCGACGGGATTCCAATCATCAACACCTATGTGCCGCAGGGGTATGAGATCGATTCACCCAAGTATCAATACAAATTGGGATGGTATGACCGGCTGCGAACGTATTTCGCGCAACATCTCTCTCCCTCGCAGCCCGCGATCTGGTGCGGCGACATGAATGTGGCGCCGCGGCCGATCGACGTCCACAGCCCGGAGAAGCACCTCAAGCACGTCTGTTATCACGAAGATGCCAGAAAAGCCTACGAGAAGACTCTGGCGTGGGGATTCGAGGATGTATTTGTGAAGCTCTATCCGGACCGGCGGCAGTATACGTTTTGGGATTACCGGGCGCCGAGTTCACTGGAGGCGAATAAGGGGTGGCGCATCGATCATATTCTGGCGACGGCGCCGCTGGCGGAGAAATGTGTGAGGGTTGACGTGGACGTCGAGCCGCGGCGAGCGAAAGACCCTTCAGACCATACGTTTCTCTGGGCAGAGTTTTCGATCTAA